The Photobacterium sp. TY1-4 DNA window CCACCAAAGATCGGCTTCCTTTACGTGACGCATTGTTGACCGGCACGGAGCGAGACACGGCGATGGGGAATCTGGTGCCGATCCATAAGGGCCGCCAGGTTATAGAGGCTGAAATCTACCAGGCCGCGACTGACAAAATCCGGGTCTTTGGTATCGAATTATTAGACATTCGCTTTAAACGGATTAACTACAACGCAAGTGTCAGGCCCAAAATCTATGACCGGATGATCAGTGAGCGTCGCCAGATTGCCGAGCGATTCCTGTCGGAAGGCTATGGTGAAGCGGCCCGGATCCGGGGTGATCGCGTTCGTGATTTGAATAAGATCCAATCCGAAGCGTACCGCAAAGTGGAAGAAATTCGGGGTTTGGCCGACGCTAAAGCCGCAGCAATCTATGCACAGGCCTACAACCAGAGCGCCCAGGCGGTCAGCCTGTATGAATTTACCCGAACGCTGCAAGCCTACCAATCGATCATGGCAGAAAATACCACATTGGTGCTGTCCACGGAGAGTGACTTATTTAAGTTTATGAAGAGAATAAACCCAGTGACGGACAATCAAACTGAATCTGAAAGTCCATGAAGAAAACAGCTTTTCGGGCCCATGAACGAGGGCATCCAACTCAATTGCCGAGCGAACATGTTGACTGGATCACTCAACCCGTTACCCGTTTTTTACGAATTGAGGCTGCTGCTGGTGCCGTACTTTTATTTTTCACGCTGGTTGCTCTAGCCCTCTCGAACTCCCCATGGGCGGAGGATTTTCTGTCCCTGTGGGATACCCCCATCGGGATCACCGTCGGATCGCTTGAGTTTCAGCGTTCGCTTCAGGAATGGATTAATGATGCCCTGATGACCTTGTTTTTCTTCTTGGTCGCATTGGAGCTGAAACGTGAAATCGTCTTGGGAGAATTAAAAACCCCACGCTTAGCCATGCTGTCTATTTCAGGGGCAATCGGTGGCATGCTGGTTCCGGCATTGATCTATTTGCTATTTCAACTGGATCAGCCTGGGCAGCATGGTTGGGGGATCGTAATGGCAACGGATACCGCATTTGTCATTGCCTGCCTCATTTTACTTGGCCCGCGCGTGCCAAAAAGTTTGCGGGTCTTTATGCTTTCTTTAGCGATCATCGATGACATTGGTGCCATTGTGGTCGTGGCCGTCGGTTACGGGGAAGAAATTCACTTTTATGCGATTGGGCTGGCCGTGATCGGATTTATCGTGGTGAAGATCATGGCGGTGCTCGGTGTACGTAATCTCGCGGTCTATTTGTGCATCGGCGGCCTGATCTGGTTCGCGGTGGATGCCTCCGGGATACATCCGACAGTAATCGGCGTGGTCCTGGGGTTGATGACGCCGACGAGACGCTGGGTCAACGAGCAGCGGCTGTTGACCATCATGGAATGTGTCGTGCCGCCCCCCTTGCCCAACCAGCGTGATGTGCTTCACCTCGATCGGCAAGTCTTAAAAACTGCCGAGGCGGCAGCGCGCGAAGCCCTTTCACCGCTGGAGCGATTGGAAATACTACTTCATCCCTGGGTTGGTTTTGTCATCATGCCTCTGTTTGCCTTTGCAAATGCTGGTGTTCAGCTCTCTTTTTCAGAACTGTCCGGCTCCTTGTACATAGCTATTTTTGCCGGTCTCGTCATCGGTAAACCCATTGGTATCATCTTATTTTGCGGGTTGGCAACACTCCTCAAACTGGCTGTACGACCGCCAGAGCTGCCTTGGCTCTATCTTGTTGCGGGTGGAATGCTTGCCGGGATCGGATTCACCATGTCGTTATTTATTGCCCACTTGGCATTGAGCCCGGCGCTCGTTGATGTCGCAAAGCTGGGTATCTTATCCGCTTCCCTATTCTCAGCTCTGGCGGGAATGATGCTGCTCAGTTGGCTGTTAAAACGAGATGCCTCGTACAAGGATAACCAAACATAATGTTTACCGCGTAAAGGACATGCTGTTTTACATATATGGTTTCAGAGGAAACGAAGATGATCCCGAATAGCAAGCGCGCCTGGCGTCAACAATACCTTCAGTCACTGACAGTGGATGACACCGAGTATCAGTATTGGTCGCTGCAAAGGCTGGCAACAGATTATCAAGTCGAGCTAGCACAACTCCCGCTGGTGACTCGGTTGTTGCTCGAAAATGTGATGCGCCATTCCGAGGGGCATGCCACGACGTCTGCCATCATCTCAGCGCTTTGCAGTGTCGACGAGGGGCTCCCAAATCGTAGGCAGGATGACGTCACCGAACTGGCGTTTCATCCCAGCCGTGTGTTGATGCAAGACTATACCGGCGTGCCGGCTTTGGTTGACCTGGCGGCGATGCGCGATGCGATCAGAGGGGCCGGTGGTGATCCACAACGTGTGAACCCTGTTTGCGCCGTTGATTTGGTCATCGACCACTCGGTGATTGCCGACCAGGCAGGGAGCAAATCGGCATTAACAGCGAATCGACAACTGGAGATGCAACGCAATCAGGAGCGATACCAGTTTCTGAAATGGGCGCAACACGCATTTGACAACCTGACGGTCATTCCGCCGGGACGCGGGATCTGTCACCAGGTGAATCTGGAATACTTGGCACAGGTTGTTCGGGAGGAAGGTGGAATTTTGGTCCCGGATACGCTGGTCGGTACCGACAGTCACACCACCATGATCAACGGTTTGGGCGTACTTGGCTGGGGAGTCGGGGGGATCGAAGCCGAAGCGGCGATGCTCGGTCAGCCGCTCAGTCTCAATCTTCCGCGTATTGTCGGCGTCCGGCTGGATGGCGCTTTAAAGGCAGGTGTTACTGCAACCGACCTTGTCTTAACCATTACCGAGCACCTGAGGAATTATGGTGTTGTTGGTAAGTATGTTGAGTTTTACGGGCCCGGCGTCGGAGAACTGACCGTGGCAGACAGGGCAACTCTGTCGAATATGGCGCCAGAGTATGGTGCAACCTGCGGCCTTTTCCCGGTCGATGAAAAAGTCATGACATACTTGCAACTCACCAACCGGCCAGAGCCGCTGATCGAACGCGTGAGAGGCTACGCGATGGCGCAAGGGCTATGGTGGGACAGCAAGACGCCGCCCCCGGTCTATGCGGAGAACATCGCCATTGACTTATCGGCGATTGAACCTTCTGTCGCTGGCCCCAAACGACCTCAGGACCGCCTCGCGTTGGGCGCGATAAAACGTAAAACACAAGAGCACCTCGAACTCATGGGGCAGAAAGCCACCGATAAAACAGATCGTGGTGCATCGCCTCATGGATTAACAAACGGTGATGTGGTCATCGCGGCAATCACCTCCTGTACCAACACCTCTAACCCCGCCGTGATGCTAACCGCAGGTTTGCTCGCAAAAGCAGCCGTAGAGAAAGGACTTTCGGTTCCAGCCCATGTAAAAACATCGCTGGCACCCGGCTCTCAGGCGGTTGCGCGATACTTGGATGATACGGGATTGCAAGGGTATCTCGACCTGTTGGGGTTTCAGCGTGTCGGTTTTGGCTGTACAACCTGCATCGGGAATTCCGGTCCGCTGAACGGCCAGCTTGAAGCGGACATCGAGCAACAACAACTGAGTGTCAGTGCGGTGCTTTCGGGAAACCGCAATTTCGAAGGACGCATCCACCCGGCCGTTCGGCTCAACTGGCTGGCTTCCCCTCCACTGGTGATTGCTTTTGCGCTGGCAGGCCATACGCGGATTGATCTACAGCACGAGCCCATTGCAACAAACGGTGATGGTGAAGAGATTTATCTACGGGATCTCTGGCCGACTGACGAAATGCTCAATCATGCACTTCGCCAAGTCACCAAACATCAGTTCAGGCTAAGTTACCAGAGCATCGATCAAGGAGATGAGCGCTGGCAAAGTTTAACCATGAAGGACAGCGTCTGTTACCCATGGGATCCGGCATCGACCTATATTCAACGCCCGCCGTTTTTTGAGCGCGAGATCAGCACCCAACCGATCCAATCCGCTAGAATATTAGCCGTCCTCGGTGATTCCATTACCACCGATCATATCTCACCCGCGGGACAAATTTCAGAACTAAGTCCTGCGGGCCAGTACTTAATCGCGCATCAGGTATCCCCACAGAACTTTAATAGTTACGGTGCCCGTCGAGGAAACCATGAAGTCATGGTTCGCGGGACGTTTGCCAATCGACGCATACAGAACCTAATGGTCGCGCCTGAAGTGGGTGGTGTGACACGCTATTATGGTCCGATGAACAAAAATCGCGATAAAAACGTGAGAGTTCACGAGCAACCGCCCGTGATCACAATTTATGAGGCAAGCCAGCATGCGATCGCCGACAGCCTCCCGCTCGTGGTTTTCGCCGGCAAAGAATACGGCACGGGATCCAGCAGAGATTGGGCTGCCAAAGGCTGCCTGCTGCTGAATGTAAGGGCGGTGATCGCCGAATCTTTCGAGCGTATTCATCGCAGTAACTTGGTAGGAATGGGCATTTTACCACTTCAACTGCTCGCTCCCAGGACAGTCGGCGACCTTTCACTGAAAGGAGATGAGACGATCTCGATTAACTTAATTCATGAACTTATGCCTCAACAAAATCTCAATGTGATACTTAGAAAAAAGGATAGTTCAGAGCAGGAATGCTCGGTAATCGTCCGAATCGATAACCAAAGAGAGTTGGCGTATTTCAATGCCGGGGGCGTACTTCGTTATATTGCCAACCAGTTGGATTGACGCAAACTTGACGTTTTACTTCCGGCTCACGACCCGATGAAATGCCGTCGCGATCACTCGCCGTTCAGTCAAAAATGATTGTCTTTTCAAAAACAGTCTGTTACTAATTTGATCATGATGAAAAATATCTCGATCCGACAATCGGCGATGCCGATCCAACAAACCACCACCACCGAAACCACCAGGTTGTTCGGGGGGTAGGTTCGAGTTTTTTCTTCAACCCTCTGAGCGATTCGCCAGAGGGTTTTTTATATCCGCATCCTGCGTTTCGCTCAGAGTCTCACAATCCAAGGAGACCTTTATGAAAACGCATC harbors:
- the hflC gene encoding protease modulator HflC; the encoded protein is MKKFLPPMAVIFLVFIMLAVKGTLYTVSEVEQVIITQFGKPVGLPITDAGLKVKMPFIQEVNTIDKRILEWDGNPSDMPTKDKLYISVDLFARWRITDPLQYFLRLRDERSAQSRLDDILGSETRNAVAKHELIEIIRTTKDRLPLRDALLTGTERDTAMGNLVPIHKGRQVIEAEIYQAATDKIRVFGIELLDIRFKRINYNASVRPKIYDRMISERRQIAERFLSEGYGEAARIRGDRVRDLNKIQSEAYRKVEEIRGLADAKAAAIYAQAYNQSAQAVSLYEFTRTLQAYQSIMAENTTLVLSTESDLFKFMKRINPVTDNQTESESP
- the nhaA gene encoding Na+/H+ antiporter NhaA, with translation MKKTAFRAHERGHPTQLPSEHVDWITQPVTRFLRIEAAAGAVLLFFTLVALALSNSPWAEDFLSLWDTPIGITVGSLEFQRSLQEWINDALMTLFFFLVALELKREIVLGELKTPRLAMLSISGAIGGMLVPALIYLLFQLDQPGQHGWGIVMATDTAFVIACLILLGPRVPKSLRVFMLSLAIIDDIGAIVVVAVGYGEEIHFYAIGLAVIGFIVVKIMAVLGVRNLAVYLCIGGLIWFAVDASGIHPTVIGVVLGLMTPTRRWVNEQRLLTIMECVVPPPLPNQRDVLHLDRQVLKTAEAAAREALSPLERLEILLHPWVGFVIMPLFAFANAGVQLSFSELSGSLYIAIFAGLVIGKPIGIILFCGLATLLKLAVRPPELPWLYLVAGGMLAGIGFTMSLFIAHLALSPALVDVAKLGILSASLFSALAGMMLLSWLLKRDASYKDNQT
- the acnA gene encoding aconitate hydratase AcnA — translated: MIPNSKRAWRQQYLQSLTVDDTEYQYWSLQRLATDYQVELAQLPLVTRLLLENVMRHSEGHATTSAIISALCSVDEGLPNRRQDDVTELAFHPSRVLMQDYTGVPALVDLAAMRDAIRGAGGDPQRVNPVCAVDLVIDHSVIADQAGSKSALTANRQLEMQRNQERYQFLKWAQHAFDNLTVIPPGRGICHQVNLEYLAQVVREEGGILVPDTLVGTDSHTTMINGLGVLGWGVGGIEAEAAMLGQPLSLNLPRIVGVRLDGALKAGVTATDLVLTITEHLRNYGVVGKYVEFYGPGVGELTVADRATLSNMAPEYGATCGLFPVDEKVMTYLQLTNRPEPLIERVRGYAMAQGLWWDSKTPPPVYAENIAIDLSAIEPSVAGPKRPQDRLALGAIKRKTQEHLELMGQKATDKTDRGASPHGLTNGDVVIAAITSCTNTSNPAVMLTAGLLAKAAVEKGLSVPAHVKTSLAPGSQAVARYLDDTGLQGYLDLLGFQRVGFGCTTCIGNSGPLNGQLEADIEQQQLSVSAVLSGNRNFEGRIHPAVRLNWLASPPLVIAFALAGHTRIDLQHEPIATNGDGEEIYLRDLWPTDEMLNHALRQVTKHQFRLSYQSIDQGDERWQSLTMKDSVCYPWDPASTYIQRPPFFEREISTQPIQSARILAVLGDSITTDHISPAGQISELSPAGQYLIAHQVSPQNFNSYGARRGNHEVMVRGTFANRRIQNLMVAPEVGGVTRYYGPMNKNRDKNVRVHEQPPVITIYEASQHAIADSLPLVVFAGKEYGTGSSRDWAAKGCLLLNVRAVIAESFERIHRSNLVGMGILPLQLLAPRTVGDLSLKGDETISINLIHELMPQQNLNVILRKKDSSEQECSVIVRIDNQRELAYFNAGGVLRYIANQLD